A genomic window from Henningerozyma blattae CBS 6284 chromosome 3, complete genome includes:
- the TBLA0C03920 gene encoding ammonium transporter (similar to Saccharomyces cerevisiae MEP1 (YGR121C) and MEP3 (YPR138C); ancestral locus Anc_3.475), giving the protein MYNHKHALWPQTYDNASVSFILLCSACVFFMIPGLGFLYSGLARRKSALALIWVVLMATVVGMIQWYFWGYSLAFSLSAPDNKFIGNLDSFGFRNVYGTKMTTASDGSYPELAFAIFQMMFLCVTLSIVAGATAERGRLLPHMLFLFFFATAVYCPITYWIWAPGGWCYRWGVLDWAGGGPVEIVSAVAGFVYSYFLGRRKENLLINFRPHNVSMVTLGTGILWFGWLLFNGGTSLAPNLRSVYAFMNTNLSAAMGGIVWCLIDFRLERKWSTVGLCSGLICGLVAATPSSGCIPLYGSIVQGVVAGVVCNFATKIKYYLKVDDALDLLAEHGIAGVIGLLFNAIFGADWVIGLDGTTYHHGGWISHNWKQIYKQIAYIGAVAGYCAACTAVLCIVIDKIPGLQLRVDEEAERNGLDEDQIGEFAYDYVEVRRDYYQWGVDNDYYWDHRNDENEDEEDDDEEVDESTTSNTYTPKSTDEDDDDSTTIESDTASSPESFTPHHSHRHHHNHSHSRSHSRAHSHHHSYHHTKQSSRTSNEMPDSTSMEVPNSNIISHSNRKSNEILQDIHPSESADLANIHTSDPTENAQEIELQEV; this is encoded by the coding sequence ATGTATAACCACAAACATGCGTTGTGGCCTCAAACGTATGATAATGCCTCAGTCTCTTTCATCCTGCTGTGCTCTGCTTGTGTCTTTTTCATGATCCCAGGGTTAGGGTTTCTATACTCCGGCTTGGCCCGTAGAAAATCTGCCCTAGCTTTGATCTGGGTTGTCTTGATGGCCACAGTGGTAGGGATGATCCAATGGTATTTCTGGGGTTACTCTCTAGCATTCTCCCTTAGTGCTCCTGATAATAAGTTCATCGGTAACTTGGACTCCTTCGGGTTCAGAAACGTCTATGGGACCAAGATGACTACAGCTAGCGATGGATCATATCCTGAATTGGCCTTTGCCATTTTCCAAATGATGTTTCTTTGTGTCACTTTAAGTATTGTGGCAGGTGCCACTGCAGAAAGAGGTCGTCTCTTGCCTCATAtgttgtttttgtttttctttgcAACTGCTGTATATTGCCCAATCACTTACTGGATTTGGGCTCCAGGTGGTTGGTGTTATAGATGGGGGGTCCTTGATTGGGCTGGGGGTGGTCCCGTGGAAATTGTCAGTGCTGTAGCTGGGTTTGTCTATTCGTACTTCTTGGGTAGAAGAAAGGAAAACCTATTGATCAATTTCAGACCGCATAATGTTTCCATGGTTACGTTGGGAACAGGTATTCTTTGGTTCGGTTGGCTCTTGTTCAATGGGGGTACTTCATTAGCTCCCAATCTGAGATCCGTCTATGCATTCATGAACACTAACTTAAGTGCTGCTATGGGTGGTATTGTTTGGTGTTTGATCGATTTCCGATTAGAAAGAAAATGGTCCACTGTAGGTCTATGTTCAGGATTGATCTGTGGTCTTGTTGCGGCAACACCTTCTTCCGGATGTATTCCATTATATGGTTCTATCGTACAAGGTGTAGTGGCAGGTGTAGTTTGTAATTTTGCCACCAAGATTAAATACTATTTGAAAGTCGACGATGCACTTGATTTGTTAGCAGAACACGGTATAGCCGGTGTCAttggtttattatttaatgcaATCTTTGGTGCAGATTGGGTCATTGGTCTTGATGGAACCACCTATCATCATGGTGGTTGGATCTCCCATAATTGGAAACAGATTTATAAACAAATTGCATATATCGGTGCAGTAGCTGGATATTGTGCTGCTTGTACCGCTGTATTATGTATTGTTATTGATAAGATACCCGGTTTACAATTGAGAGTCGATGAAGAAGCTGAAAGAAATGGTCTAGATGAAGATCAAATCGGTGAATTCGCCTATGATTATGTAGAAGTGAGAAGAGATTATTACCAATGGGGGGTAGATAACGATTATTATTGGGATCATagaaatgatgaaaatgaagacGAAGAAGACGATGACGAAGAAGTAGATGAATCCACCACTTCAAATACATATACCCCTAAATCAacagatgaagatgatgacgaTTCCACCACAATTGAATCAGATACTGCTTCCTCTCCTGAATCTTTTACTCCTCATCATTCTCATCGCCACCACCATAACCATTCACATTCGCGTTCTCATTCAAGAGCTCATTCCCACCATCATAGTTATCACCATACCAAACAATCAAGTCGTACTTCAAATGAAATGCCCGACAGTACTTCAATGGAAGTAcccaattcaaatattatttcacATTCAAACCGTAAGTCAAATGAAATCTTGCAAGATATCCACCCTTCAGAGTCAGCCGATCTCGCAAACATCCATACCTCAGATCCTACTGAAAATGCTCAAGAGATCGAATTACAAGAAGTTTAA
- the TBLA0C03930 gene encoding lysophospholipid acyltransferase family protein (similar to Saccharomyces cerevisiae TAZ1 (YPR140W); ancestral locus Anc_3.478) gives MNGSFKKVFERGDAFLNLKPRRNPFWRLAGLLICLFTVLVQRFIMTFFYKVKLNNEDRFGKALERARKENRGIITIMNHMSMVDEPAVWAALPLKNYYCMDRVRWCLGADNVLFSTKFTDFFFSAGQVLSTKRFGGTIFQGSIDAAIRLLSPDEDVRQMENESDTKNYVPPIPRNMPAWVHVYPEGFVLQLHKPHSNSMRYFHWGVSRLILESTKPPIILPLFSTGFEKYAPEPEGPTTFKDFLPQNLGSEINVTVGNPIDDSIIESYREKWQHLCNDNLPLNKNSSQQDLTDELKYGKSAEALRSDLASFLRTKVAEIRHKDRGLPLEDERFKQVSWWEHFTKTNGKSAPDVKLIGYNWANRKLQSHLPDYDYDDSQHITEEEQNILNGSVPIDNFSSIRFSDVRVNSKKSKKISNNPVTLHTISNDNNAAVSSGVSHSATTTTTTTVLTEVEQ, from the coding sequence ATGAATGGGTCTTTTAAGAAAGTCTTCGAGAGAGGTGATGCTTTTTTAAACCTAAAACCAAGAAGAAATCCATTCTGGAGATTGGCAGGTCTTTTAATCTGTCTATTTACAGTATTGGttcaaagatttattatgacatttttttacaaagttaaactaaataatgAGGATAGATTCGGTAAAGCTTTAGAAAGGGCAAGAAAGGAAAATAGAGGTATCATTACCATTATGAATCATATGTCCATGGTCGATGAACCTGCTGTTTGGGCTGCTTTgcctttgaaaaattattattgcatGGATCGTGTTAGATGGTGTTTAGGCGCTGATAACGTTTTATTCAGTACAAAATTCAcagattttttcttttctgcTGGTCAAGTCTTATCAACAAAAAGATTTGGTGGCACAATCTTCCAAGGAAGTATTGATGCTGCCATTAGATTGTTATCACCAGATGAGGATGTTCGTCAAATGGAGAATGAAAGTGACACTAAGAATTATGTTCCACCAATCCCAAGAAATATGCCTGCTTGGGTCCATGTTTATCCAGAAGGGTTTGTATTGCAACTACATAAACCacattcaaattcaatgaGATATTTCCACTGGGGGGTCTCGAGATTAATTTTGGAATCCACGAAGCCTCCTATTATTTTACCTCTATTTTCTACCGggtttgaaaaatatgctCCTGAGCCAGAAGGTCCAACaacttttaaagattttttacCTCAAAATTTAGGTTCTGAAATTAATGTCACTGTAGGTAATCCAATTGATGATTCTATTATTGAATCATACAGAGAAAAATGGCAACACTTGTGTAATGATAACTTaccattaaataaaaattcatctCAGCAAGATTTAActgatgaattaaaatatggGAAATCTGCAGAAGCCTTACGTAGTGATTTGGCTTCATTCTTAAGAACTAAAGTCGCAGAAATACGTCATAAGGATAGAGGACTCCCATTGGAAGATGAAAGGTTTAAGCAAGTATCTTGGTGGGAACATTTTACAAAGACAAATGGGAAATCAGCACCTGATGTCAAATTAATAGGTTATAATTGGGCtaatagaaaattacaATCACATTTACCTgattatgattatgatgACTCCCAACATATTacagaagaagaacaaaatatattaaatggATCTGTtccaattgataatttttcttcaattagATTCTCAGATGTTAGAGTTAATTCAAAGAAATCAAAGAAAATCTCTAATAATCCAGTTACTTTACATACAATATccaatgataataatgctGCTGTATCTTCAGGGGTCTCTCATTCGGCTACTACAACTACTACAACTACTGTATTAACTGAAGTAGAGCAATAG
- the TBLA0C03940 gene encoding uncharacterized protein (similar to Saccharomyces cerevisiae KAR3 (YPR141C); ancestral locus Anc_3.479) → MSDLPKDYRYPSSGVSGPTTPTKKVASRSNIPSPKANLTPPRYYKKRVASTPPRREELLASISSINNNKENVDFHRQQRSSSSHQTAELSSFYKEYSLQLKSLQSDVNNHQSVRDNLSNKNSLLENEILSLKFKLDSLSSNNSVFVEKVKSKENQLKELNEIKILKEKNIVDNHHLEINQLKSTHDNELSSIIRQYKKKYESTKFSKLESFGNQKKDINEKLSVISKDIINNEKNLNSELRKVDNNQSKSNIDWLKENQTQYNEKTKENNGLTKEIYKLSENIKKQLEPDCSNKRKELQLQIENNNNLDSELSDVLKEKENLIEHISSIQKKLLDLKNENETQLKLIEDENEKRKILSKLIIENDTNRRIIHNQFQELRGNIRVYCRVRPPLKKITNSPQTSHFSIEIPEDKNILEVQNFDQTKGTQTIKVKKLDSNNNATYSFEFDHVFKQDEGNSEVFNEIEQLIQSALDGYNVCIFAYGQTGSGKTYTMLNPNDGVIPMTIKYIFNSMDSLKKNGWEYNVSCEFIELYNENIIDLFRDNGPTKDSISHEIRHDDQSKITYVTNIKRFKIENISDTIGLINKSKIKRMTSSTGLNSHSSRSHGIFIIYLEGYNHKTNEKCISKLNLVDLAGSERINFSKVQGDRLKETQSINKSLSCLGDVIHALNRGNKNHLNSNDLQKTRHIPFRNSKLTYLLKYSLIGDSKTLMFVNVSSNEAHLNETINSLRFATKVNNTKAE, encoded by the coding sequence ATGAGTGATTTACCTAAAGATTATAGATACCCAAGCAGTGGTGTTAGTGGTCCAACAACCCCAACAAAGAAAGTTGCAAGTAGAAGCAATATTCCATCTCCAAAGGCTAATTTAACACCACCAAGGTATTATAAGAAACGTGTAGCGTCTACGCCACCTCGTCGTGAAGAGCTATTAGCTTCAATATCatctataaataataataaggaAAATGTAGATTTTCACAGACAACAAAGATCAAGTAGTTCACACCAGACTGCTGAATTAAGCTCATTTTATAAGGAATATAGTCTTCAATTGAAGTCATTACAAAGTGATGTTAACAATCATCAATCTGTAAGAGATAATTTGAGCAATAAAAATTCGCTATTAGAAAACGAAATATTgtcattaaaatttaaattagattCTTTAAGTAGTAATAATTCTGTATTTGTGGAAAAGGTTAAATCCAAAGAGAATCAGTTAAAAGAActaaatgaaataaaaatattaaaggaGAAAAATATCGTTGATAACCATCATTTggaaataaatcaattgaaatctACTcatgataatgaattatcatCTATTATTAgacaatataaaaaaaaatatgaatcaACGAAATTTTCCAAGTTAGAAAGTTTTGGtaaccaaaaaaaagatattaacgaaaaattatcagtaatttccaaagatattattaataatgaaaagaatttgaaCTCTGAATTAAGAAAAGTAGATAATAACCAGTCTAAATCTAACATCGACTGGCTAAAGGAAAACCAAACTcaatataatgaaaagacaaaagaaaataatggtttaaccaaagaaatttataaattatctgAAAATATCAAGAAACAGTTAGAACCAGATTGtagtaataaaagaaaggaacttcaattacaaattgaaaataataataatttagattcTGAACTAAGTGATGTTCTAAAGGAAAAGGAAAACCTAATCGAACACATCTCTTCTATTCAAAAGAAACtattagatttaaaaaatgagaATGAAactcaattgaaattaattgaagatgaaaatgaaaaaagaaaaatattatctaaattaataattgaaaatgataccAATAGGAGAATAATTCATAATCAGTTTCAAGAATTACGTGGTAATATACGAGTATATTGTAGAGTAAGACCtcctttaaaaaaaattactaatTCACCACAAACTTCACacttttcaattgaaattccagaagataaaaatattcttgaaGTTCAAAATTTCGATCAAACAAAGGGAACACAAACCATTAAGGTCAAGAAATTGGATTCCAACAATAATGCAACTTattcttttgaatttgacCATGTTTTTAAACAAGATGAGGGGAATTCTGAAGTATTTAATGAGATTGAACAATTGATCCAAAGTGCCTTGGATGGATATAACGTTTGCATATTTGCTTATGGACAAACAGGTTCAGGTAAGACATATACTATGCTGAATCCAAATGATGGTGTTATACCGATGactattaaatatatttttaattctatggattctttaaagaaaaatggtTGGGAATATAACGTGTCGTGTGAGTTTATCGaattatataatgaaaaCATTATTGACTTATTCCGTGATAATGGTCCAACAAAAGATTCCATCTCACATGAAATTAGACACGATGATCAATCCAAAATAACATATGTAACAAACATTAAACgatttaaaatagaaaatatatctgATACTATTGGgctaataaataaatctaaaattaaaagaatgaCATCTTCTACCGGATTAAATTCACATTCGTCAAGATCACATGGGATCttcattatatatttagaagGTTACAATCATaaaacaaatgaaaaatgtaTAAGTAAATTGAATTTAGTGGATTTAGCTGGTTCAGAAAGAATCAACTTTTCAAAAGTTCAGGGGGACAGGTTAAAAGAAACTCAGAgcattaataaatcattaagTTGCTTAGGTGATGTTATTCATGCCTTAAATAGAGGAAATAagaatcatttgaattctAACGATCTGCAAAAGACAAGACATATACCATTTCGAAATTCTAAACTTAcatatcttttaaagtACTCATTGATAGGGGATTCTAAAACGTTAATGTTTGTGAATGTTTCATCTAATGAAGCACATTTAAATGAAACGATTAACTCATTAAGATTTGCAACTAAGGTAAACAATACCAAAGctgaataa
- the PPT1 gene encoding protein serine/threonine phosphatase (similar to Saccharomyces cerevisiae PPT1 (YGR123C); ancestral locus Anc_3.481) has product MTKPSAADAAKALEFKNRGNDAIKTQDYPGAIELYTEAIKLDDTVSIYFSNRAMGHLKMDNFQSGINDCDKALEIDPKNIKAYHRRGMSYIGLLEFKNAQKDLKIVLASKPNDATAKRGLDVCEKFIREERFKKAIGGEEQQKVNLYLTLNLETFDSNADLTNWTGPKLDIKQLTDKNGKPAGAEVTNMSEEFIGTMVEEYFIKSHTMPKKYAASIISHAARLFREEPSLVELSNVETPEKKISVCGDTHGQFFDVLNIFKKYGKVSLDHTYLFNGDFVDRGSWSCEVALLFYSLKILYPKNFYLNRGNHETDNMNKIYGFEDECKYKYSKRIFDLFSQSFEALPLATVINNDYLVMHGGLPSNIDSTLEDIKKIDRFAQPPREGLFMELLWSDPQITDGFGPSQRGLGFAFGPDITADYLKRNKLRKIFRSHEVRMGGVQFEHNDKLVTVFSAPHYCDSQGNLGGIIHVVPKNGILLQNGNDDENLIVETFGASKHPDIKPMAYSNGGLGF; this is encoded by the coding sequence atgaCAAAACCTTCTGCTGCTGATGCTGCCAAAGCCTTAGAATTTAAGAACCGAGGCAATGATGCCATCAAAACCCAGGACTACCCAGGTGCCATTGAATTATATACTGAAGCTATTAAGTTAGATGATACtgtttcaatttatttttcaaacagGGCTATGGGCCATTTGAAAATGGATAATTTTCAAAGCGGTATCAATGATTGTGATAAGGCGTTAGAGATAGAcccaaaaaatattaaagctTATCACAGACGTGGTATGTCATATATTGGGCTATTAGAGTTTAAAAATGCACAGAAGGATTTGAAAATTGTTTTAGCTTCTAAACCAAATGATGCAACTGCTAAGAGAGGCTTAGACGTatgtgaaaaatttattcgTGAAGAAAGATTTAAGAAAGCCATAGGTGGTGAAGAACAGCAGAAGGttaatctttatttaaCTCTAAATTTAGAAACTTTTGATTCTAATGCTGATTTAACCAACTGGACTGGGCCAAAATTAGATATTAAGCAATTAACAGATAAGAATGGCAAACCTGCAGGTGCAGAAGTCACAAATATGTCTGAAGAATTTATTGGGACAATGGTCGAAGAATATTTCATCAAGAGTCATACAAtgccaaaaaaatatgctGCCTCTATTATTTCACACGCTGCTAGATTGTTTAGAGAAGAGCCATCGTTAGTGGAGTTATCTAATGTTGAAACTccagaaaagaaaatttctGTTTGTGGTGATACACACGGTCAATTTTTCGATGTTTTAAACATCTTTAAGAAGTATGGTAAAGTCAGCTTAGACCATAcctatttatttaatggtGATTTTGTTGATCGTGGTTCATGGTCATGTGAAgttgcattattattttattcattaaagattttgtatccaaaaaatttctatttGAATAGAGGTAATCATGAGACTgataatatgaataaaatttacggctttgaagatgaatgtaaatataaatattccaaacgtatatttgatttgttTTCTCAAAGTTTCGAAGCATTACCTCTAGCTACggttattaataatgattatcTGGTAATGCATGGTGGTTTGCCAAGTAATATTGATTCTACTCTGGaggatattaaaaaaattgatagaTTCGCTCAACCTCCAAGAGAAGGGCTATTTATGGAATTATTGTGGTCTGATCCACAAATTACTGACGGATTTGGCCCATCTCAACGTGGGTTGGGTTTTGCATTTGGTCCAGACATTACTGctgattatttgaaaagaaataaattacGTAAGATCTTTAGATCTCATGAAGTACGTATGGGGGGTGTTCAATTTGAGCACAACGATAAATTAGTAACAGTTTTCAGTGCTCCTCATTATTGTGATTCACAAGGTAACTTGGGTGGTATTATTCATGTTGTACCAAAAAATGGTATACTATTACAAAATGGTAACGATGATGAAAATCTGATCGTCGAAACCTTTGGTGCTTCCAAACATCCAGATATTAAACCAATGGCTTATTCGAACGGTGGCCTTGGCTTCTAA
- the NUP60 gene encoding FG-nucleoporin NUP60 (similar to Saccharomyces cerevisiae NUP60 (YAR002W); ancestral locus Anc_4.125), with translation MPVRQSKSHRTSRSQAPYRGPIIKTIPKKNSFKFLSKLQSLLPWNSKIKQQNTTLPNGKKSNEEPKDFGNITDQPSDLTKDIIETIPGGFFNSNNHNLVATSVKIPKNSITTRRREDIESSSDDSDYYNDDETNVKATNDTLARFFSDKGDRELSEIERAGVIALLEPKRDHTRRLRKMRKISRESTLLLDNNDVSMDNNNSSNLMVLKSSADISSFSPPTFHPSFDKSTDDGSRTMVNTQAKRRVFDYNSLPAPYKTTVYKYSSVGTPQTLSTIHPPASSDTSTSIDTFNSYKSPSNDKNQPPKKITVAASALLTLLDNNSEKKAENNSKLANPYTSSNRDLINKHKVNQTNSRLHGLKDTSSTNGSTLPSLTSLPNENGTPFAGSVTSESKTKINDSIELTAANTKNSQLDSTAKKPNTNSLFGNKSNASTSNSTAPISFDKYKPNKPSSLRSSVVATTPSPEKISHDTKNKNPESPIMKTSSSFNFTFKKQEDSKDEDQSKKNSPLFSVEKIINKQSTPILFSTDTSTTTNTTNAQSKPFSFINEKGENKDDVSKTDITAKQDGSTKPKFSFGQAGLNNTNKDSSVIESTTKPTFSFGSFSDNNKIEEDSSLKNEVAPMKPSFNFSFKRTSDKKENLNNTDDINSSSTSKPSVSFGFSSATNNVKISEKNSEETTDKSKQIFSFGTSPANNTISQPSTTEKKDVSTVSQSFFNNSIPAAKSNNSPIFNDSPTSTATTTATTPTAIATKFDFGNAIASNVDNNSVDDSKVEEYRILFNF, from the coding sequence atGCCTGTTAGACAATCGAAATCTCATCGCACGTCAAGATCCCAAGCTCCATATAGAGGACCAATCATTAAGACCATCCCCAAGAAGAattcattcaaatttttatcaaaactACAGTCGTTGTTACCTTGgaattctaaaattaaacaacaGAATACCACTCTTCCTAACGGTAAGAAATCTAATGAAGAACCTAAAGATTTCGGAAACATAACTGACCAACCTTCAGACTTGACAAAAGACATTATAGAGACCATACCTGGCGggttttttaattcaaataatcataaCTTAGTAGCCACTTCTGTCAAAATACCCAAGAATTCTATAACCACAAGAAGAAGAGAAGATATTGAATCATCTTCTGACGATAGTGATTattataatgatgatgagaCTAACGTAAAGGCTACAAATGACACATTAGCAAGGTTTTTCAGCGATAAAGGTGATCGTGAATTATCAGAGATTGAAAGAGCAGGCGTCATTGCATTACTGGAACCAAAAAGAGATCATACAAGGAGACTGAGAAAGATGAGAAAAATTTCGAGAGAAAGTACtctattattagataataatgatgtttcgatggataataataactcgTCTAATTTAATGGTCTTAAAGAGCTCTGCTGATATATCATCTTTTTCACCACCAACTTTTCACCCATCTTTCGATAAGTCAACTGATGATGGCTCAAGAACTATGGTGAATACCCAAGCTAAAAGACGTGTTTTTGACTATAATAGTTTACCAGCACCTTATAAGACAActgtttataaatataGTTCTGTTGGCACTCCACAAACCTTGAGCACCATCCATCCCCCAGCTTCTTCAGATACTAGTACCTCAATTGATACCTTCAATTCTTATAAATCTCCatctaatgataaaaaccaacctccaaaaaaaattactgTAGCAGCATCTGCATTATTGACTTTACTAGATAATAACTCGGAAAAGAAAGCTGAAAACAATTCTAAATTGGCAAATCCATACACTTCTAGTAACAgagatttaattaataaacaCAAAGTTAATCAAACAAACTCTAGATTACATGGATTAAAAGATACCTCATCAACAAATGGATCGACATTACCATCTCTTACTTCATTaccaaatgaaaatggtaCTCCTTTTGCTGGATCAGTTACTTCAGAATCTAAAACAAAAATCAatgattcaattgaattaacTGCAGCTAATACTAAAAATAGTCAACTTGATTCTACTGCTAAAAAACCAAATACAAACTCTCTATTTGGTAATAAGTCTAATGCATCAACATCAAACTCAACTGCACcaatttcatttgataaatataagCCAAATAAACCTTCTTCATTAAGGTCTAGTGTTGTAGCAACAACTCCTTCTCCAGAAAAGATATCTCACGatactaaaaataagaatCCAGAAAGTCCAATCATGAAAACTTCATCAtcctttaattttacttttaaaaaacaagAAGACAGTAAGGATGAAGACCAAagtaagaaaaattcaCCATTGTTTTCTGTTGagaaaattatcaataaacAATCCACACCTATCCTTTTTAGTACTGACACATCCACTACAACCAACACCACCAATGCCCAAAGTAAaccattttcttttatcaATGAGAAAGGTGAGAATAAGGATGATGTTTCAAAAACTGATATTACAGCGAAGCAAGATGGCTCCACTAAACCAAAATTCTCATTTGGCCAGGCTGgtttaaataatactaacAAAGATTCCTCTGTTATAGAGTCCACTACAAAACCAACTTTTTCTTTCGGTTCATTtagtgataataataaaatcgAAGAAGACTCCAGCTTAAAAAACGAAGTTGCTCCAATGAAGCCATCCTTCAATTTTAGCTTTAAACGGACTTCtgataaaaaagaaaatctaaataatactgatgatattaatagtaGTTCAACTAGTAAACCATCAGTTTCATTTGGCTTCTCATCAGCAACTAATAATGTAAAAATTAGCGAAAAGAATTCTGAAGAAACAACAGATAAATccaaacaaatattttcttttggaaCCTCACCTGCTAACAATACCATTTCTCAACCATCAACTACAGAAAAGAAGGATGTATCAACTGTAAGTCAATCGTTTTTTAATAACTCCATTCCTGCAGccaaatctaataattctccAATCTTTAATGACTCTCCAACTAGTACAGCTACTACTACCGCCACTACACCAACAGCAATTGCAACTAAATTCGACTTTGGTAATGCAATTGCATCTAATGTAGATAATAACTCTGTTGACGACTCCAAAGTTGAAGAGtatagaatattatttaacttttaa
- the ERP1 gene encoding Erp1p (similar to Saccharomyces cerevisiae ERP1 (YAR002C-A) and ERP6 (YGL002W); ancestral locus Anc_4.124) — translation MLYSTFLQVFLVILLIPSRVSAFYFYTNGGERKCFHKELPLDALLQAKYKVQVYDEELQSYRDTSNEDLGLVIDVEEVFDNYHRVSHQKSSPAGEFTFIALDSGEHRICFQPQANGWLAKVKAKVDVTFQISSDKKLDSKRRGEINALHQKVNYLIAKVGDIKREHAMVRERESTFRDASEAVNSRAQWWIVIQILVLIGICAWQMKHLRSFFVKQKVL, via the coding sequence ATGCTATACAGTACTTTTTTACAAGTTTTCTTGGTCATTCTTCTGATTCCATCCAGAGTATCtgcattttatttttatacaaaCGGTGGTGAACGTAAATGTTTCCATAAGGAATTGCCTTTAGATGCTCTTTTACAAGCCAAATATAAAGTTCAAGTATATGACGAAGAACTTCAATCATATAGAGATACTTCAAATGAAGATTTAGGTTTAGTTATTGACGTTGAAGAAGTTTTCGATAATTATCACAGAGTTTCCCATCAAAAGAGTTCGCCAGCCGGTGAATTTACTTTCATTGCCTTAGACTCTGGTGAACACAGAATCTGTTTCCAACCACAGGCTAATGGTTGGTTAGCTAAAGTTAAAGCTAAGGTAGATGTCACTTTCCAAATTAGTtctgataaaaaattagattctAAGAGAAGAGGTGAAATTAATGCTTTACACCAAAAAGTTAACTACTTAATCGCTAAAGTTGGCGATATTAAGAGAGAACATGCTATGGTTAGAGAACGTGAATCTACTTTCAGAGATGCCTCAGAAGCAGTAAACTCTCGTGCCCAATGGTGGATTGTGATTCAAATTCTGGTCTTAATCGGTATTTGCGCTTGGCAAATGAAACATTTGAGATCCTTTTTTGTTAAGCAAAAGGTCTTATAG